The following proteins are co-located in the Alcaligenes faecalis genome:
- a CDS encoding SNF2-related protein, translated as MGAIHPQLDTPEQDADELHMPLANFIDQFGEGLLEQVRRQNPPIYDPDLDTQTPVWRARQHVLDNLTRQPFEAQAHAVHAVVKLLLDHNEPAAVLNADMGTGKTMMAICVAALMQSTHPRTLIVSPPHLVYKWRREILATVPGAKVWILNGPDTLRKLLALRNALSLKTSKPEFFVLGRVRMRMGFHWKPAFLTRQVLQDGQRFRFACCPDCMEPIERENADGEMMPLSAEAASLMLADRHCKCSHCDSTLWTLIRAGKRIDSMHDLVLGALKQMPTIGDKTARKLLSIFGEDLLGGMLDDNVYEFLNLMDESGELVFSDRQAMRMERSLASFEFSIGEGGYQATEFVKRYLPRGYFGLLVVDEGHEYKNEGSAQGQAMGVLASQCQKTLLLTGTLMGGYASDLFHLLWRINPTQMIQDGFKPARTGSMGSAAMAFMREHGVLKDVYKESTGPSHRTAKGKQMTVRTSKAPGFGPVGIMRYVVPITVFLKLRDIGQNVLPDYDEHFINVPMSQAQDEAYQRMAKHLVYELKKALAQKDNSLLGVVMNTLLAWPECCFRPETVRHPRSKAVLFSQGPVFQESELTPKEQQLLDLCKQEKAQGRKVLVYSIYSGTRDTTARLKSHLEMNGFKVAVLRASVDAARREDWVADQVERGIDVLVTNPELVKTGLDLLEFPTIVFMQSGFNVYTLMQAGRRSWRIGQKHPVKVVFLGYSGSSQVECLRLMAKKIAVTQSTSGDMPDCGLDVLNDAGDSIEVQLAKQLLANA; from the coding sequence TGCGCGGCAACACGTTCTGGACAATCTGACCCGTCAGCCATTTGAAGCCCAGGCCCATGCTGTACACGCCGTTGTGAAGCTGTTGTTGGATCACAATGAACCGGCAGCGGTACTCAATGCGGATATGGGCACGGGCAAAACCATGATGGCCATATGTGTTGCGGCTTTAATGCAGAGTACGCATCCACGTACCCTGATCGTTTCGCCGCCTCATTTGGTCTATAAGTGGCGACGTGAGATCCTGGCCACCGTCCCTGGTGCTAAGGTTTGGATTCTGAATGGGCCGGATACGTTACGCAAATTGTTGGCGTTACGAAATGCCCTCAGTTTGAAAACCAGCAAGCCAGAGTTCTTTGTGCTTGGGCGTGTGCGTATGCGCATGGGGTTTCACTGGAAACCGGCATTTTTGACTCGCCAGGTATTGCAAGATGGTCAACGGTTTAGGTTTGCTTGCTGCCCTGATTGCATGGAACCCATCGAACGTGAGAATGCGGATGGTGAAATGATGCCGCTCTCGGCTGAGGCGGCCTCACTCATGCTTGCAGACAGACATTGTAAATGCAGCCACTGCGATAGCACCTTGTGGACGTTGATTCGTGCAGGTAAGCGTATCGACTCCATGCACGATCTAGTATTGGGTGCCTTGAAGCAAATGCCGACGATCGGAGATAAAACCGCTCGCAAATTGCTCTCGATCTTTGGGGAGGATCTGCTTGGGGGAATGCTCGACGATAACGTCTATGAGTTTCTCAACCTCATGGATGAGTCTGGCGAGCTTGTTTTCTCCGATCGGCAGGCCATGCGTATGGAGCGATCCCTCGCGTCCTTTGAGTTCAGTATAGGGGAGGGGGGCTATCAAGCAACGGAATTTGTTAAACGCTACCTTCCTCGTGGGTATTTCGGTCTTTTGGTTGTAGATGAAGGCCATGAATACAAAAATGAGGGCTCAGCCCAAGGCCAGGCCATGGGCGTGCTGGCCAGCCAATGCCAAAAAACACTGCTGCTCACAGGGACACTGATGGGGGGCTATGCGAGCGACCTGTTTCATCTTTTGTGGAGAATAAATCCGACACAGATGATTCAAGATGGCTTCAAACCTGCTCGTACTGGGTCAATGGGAAGCGCAGCTATGGCGTTCATGCGTGAGCATGGCGTGCTCAAAGACGTGTACAAGGAAAGCACTGGCCCATCGCATCGCACCGCTAAAGGTAAGCAGATGACGGTACGGACCAGTAAAGCTCCTGGCTTTGGTCCGGTTGGCATTATGCGGTATGTAGTGCCGATCACCGTTTTCCTGAAGTTGCGCGACATTGGCCAGAACGTCTTGCCTGACTATGACGAGCACTTCATTAACGTACCAATGAGCCAGGCGCAGGATGAGGCCTATCAGCGCATGGCAAAGCACTTGGTGTATGAGCTCAAGAAGGCGTTGGCCCAAAAGGACAATAGCTTGCTTGGGGTTGTGATGAATACGCTACTGGCTTGGCCAGAGTGCTGCTTTCGCCCAGAAACCGTCCGGCACCCTCGAAGTAAGGCAGTCTTGTTTTCGCAAGGGCCTGTTTTTCAGGAGTCAGAGCTTACCCCCAAAGAGCAACAGCTCTTGGATCTGTGTAAACAGGAGAAGGCCCAAGGAAGAAAGGTGCTGGTGTACTCGATTTACTCGGGTACACGTGACACCACCGCTCGACTCAAAAGCCACCTTGAGATGAACGGCTTCAAAGTTGCTGTGTTGCGTGCTTCTGTTGACGCAGCTCGACGCGAAGACTGGGTTGCTGACCAGGTGGAGCGGGGTATTGACGTCCTTGTCACCAATCCAGAGCTGGTCAAGACTGGCCTGGATCTGCTGGAGTTTCCTACGATTGTGTTCATGCAGTCTGGCTTTAACGTCTACACGTTAATGCAGGCGGGCAGACGGTCATGGCGGATTGGCCAGAAGCATCCAGTCAAGGTCGTGTTCTTGGGCTACTCAGGTTCCAGCCAGGTGGAGTGTTTAAGGCTGATGGCCAAGAAGATCGCTGTTACGCAGTCAACGTCAGGGGATATGCCTGATTGTGGCTTGGATGTTCTGAATGATGCCGGTGACAGTATTGAGGTCCAGTTGGCAAAGCAGTTGTTAGCTAACGCTTAA